The following are from one region of the Lentimicrobiaceae bacterium genome:
- the dnaE gene encoding DNA polymerase III subunit alpha — MSKFTHLHVHSKYSILDGGAEISDMFSKAVNDGMPGIALTDHGNMFGVFKFVAEAGKYNKKGQPPVIKPIVGCEFYLVQDRHRKQFTRDLKDQRFHQLLLAKNTTGYNNIVKLCSLGYMEGFYSKYPRIDKELLLQYHEGLIATTCCLAAEVPRAIMNGSEDEAEKLFKWWLDLFGEDYYVELQRHHIPDQNTVNEVLLRFAKKYNVKVIATNDTHYVEQDFYNAHDILLCVNTGEKQSTPTMKDYNDDDTSVKGKRFAFYNDQFYFKTTAEMSELFSDLPEAIDNTNEIVDKVDLLNLHKEIMLPHFALPPGYHDQFDYLKDMTYEGARRKYGDITPQIEERLAFELGTIRGMGFTGYFLIVSDFIKAGRDIGVFIGPGRGSAAGSVVAYCIGITNIDPMKYGLLFERFLNPDRKSMPDIDTDFDDKGRQKVIDYVVEKYGRNQVAQIVTFGTMAAKSSIKDVARVLDLPLNESNMLAKLVPDKPGIELRRVMLAPMEGPKSLKEKEQLTSEDLEDVKKLREIARGNDLQAEVLKEAISLEGSVRSTGIHAAGIIIAPCDLTDIIPVSTSKETELLITQFEGKEIESAGVIKMDFLGLKTLTIIRDALQMIEENHGLKFDIDEIPLDDKKTLELYQRGETNATFQFESAGMQKHLRELKPDKFEDLIAMNALYRPGPMEYIPNFIARKFGREPVTYDVPEMQEYLEETYGITVYQEQVMLLSQKLANFTKGDADTLRKAMGKKDIITLNNKKNQFMEGCKANNLDLKVCEKIWVDWEAFAAYAFNKSHSTCYAFVAFQTAWLKAHYPAEYMASVMTHNLSDIKKITFFIDETKRMGIPVLSPDVNESGYHFKVNKKGEIRFGIGAIKGVGENAVNALIEERQNNGPFENILDLTRRVNLRTVNRRSLEALAMAGAFDTFSNTHRAQYFQKDNGDGLSFLEKVLKHAADYQAQASGIQASLFGGDSDVEMPEIKMPVCEPWSNLEQLRNEKEVTGFYMSGHPLDDYKEEMAAFCKNTIANIKEDEIKKFIGQQVVFAGIVSSVNHRISKQNKPFGNFVIEDIDDSIQLTLFSEDYLKMKYMLEEGLALLVTGTVQKRFRDSDQIELKISSMSLLAEAMEKMTKKIVLSISIYDVNTEMIDRLQGAVYEFKGNCPFSVNLMDNLGRISVELPSRLRVDPRRFTDWLKTCPEIGFSLL, encoded by the coding sequence ATGAGCAAATTTACACACTTACACGTCCACTCAAAGTATTCAATACTTGATGGTGGCGCAGAAATCAGCGACATGTTTTCTAAAGCTGTCAACGATGGTATGCCCGGCATCGCCCTTACCGATCATGGAAATATGTTCGGAGTTTTTAAATTTGTAGCCGAAGCCGGAAAATACAACAAAAAGGGGCAACCTCCTGTTATCAAGCCGATTGTTGGCTGTGAGTTTTACCTGGTACAGGATCGTCACCGCAAACAATTTACCCGCGATCTAAAAGACCAGCGCTTCCATCAGCTATTGCTGGCCAAAAATACTACCGGTTACAACAATATTGTAAAGCTTTGTTCCCTGGGTTATATGGAGGGGTTTTACAGCAAATATCCCCGTATCGACAAGGAACTGCTGCTGCAATACCACGAAGGCCTTATTGCTACCACTTGCTGTCTGGCTGCCGAAGTCCCCAGGGCAATTATGAATGGAAGTGAGGACGAAGCCGAAAAGTTATTCAAGTGGTGGCTCGATTTGTTTGGCGAAGATTACTATGTTGAGCTGCAACGGCACCATATTCCCGACCAGAATACAGTAAATGAGGTTCTGCTGCGGTTTGCCAAAAAGTACAATGTAAAAGTGATTGCAACCAACGATACACACTACGTTGAGCAGGACTTTTACAATGCACACGATATTCTGCTTTGTGTCAATACCGGCGAAAAGCAGAGTACTCCTACCATGAAGGATTACAACGATGATGATACGTCTGTCAAAGGCAAAAGGTTTGCTTTCTACAACGACCAGTTTTATTTTAAAACTACGGCAGAAATGTCGGAACTTTTTTCCGATTTGCCTGAAGCCATTGACAATACCAACGAAATAGTTGATAAGGTTGATTTGCTGAATCTGCATAAGGAGATAATGCTTCCTCACTTTGCCCTGCCTCCCGGTTATCATGATCAGTTTGATTATCTGAAAGATATGACTTACGAAGGGGCCCGGCGTAAATATGGAGATATCACCCCGCAGATTGAAGAACGACTGGCTTTTGAGCTGGGCACCATTCGCGGGATGGGATTTACTGGCTACTTTCTGATTGTTTCCGATTTTATCAAAGCCGGACGTGATATTGGTGTGTTTATTGGCCCGGGCAGAGGCTCGGCAGCTGGCTCGGTGGTAGCATACTGTATAGGCATTACCAATATTGACCCCATGAAATACGGCTTGCTGTTTGAAAGGTTCTTAAATCCCGACCGCAAAAGCATGCCCGATATTGATACTGATTTTGATGACAAGGGACGTCAGAAGGTGATTGATTATGTTGTTGAAAAATATGGCAGAAATCAGGTGGCTCAAATTGTTACTTTTGGTACAATGGCTGCCAAAAGCTCTATTAAAGATGTGGCTCGTGTGCTCGATCTGCCGCTCAACGAATCAAATATGCTTGCCAAGCTGGTGCCCGATAAGCCCGGAATTGAACTCAGGCGGGTGATGCTGGCCCCTATGGAAGGACCCAAAAGCCTCAAAGAGAAGGAACAGCTTACTTCTGAAGACCTTGAGGACGTAAAAAAACTGCGCGAAATTGCCAGGGGTAATGATTTACAAGCCGAAGTCCTTAAAGAAGCCATCTCTCTGGAAGGTTCAGTCAGAAGTACCGGTATTCATGCAGCGGGCATCATTATTGCACCCTGCGATCTTACCGACATTATTCCGGTAAGTACATCCAAAGAAACTGAATTGCTTATTACCCAGTTTGAAGGGAAAGAGATTGAAAGTGCCGGAGTTATCAAGATGGACTTTCTGGGGTTAAAAACCCTTACAATCATTCGCGATGCCTTGCAGATGATTGAAGAAAACCACGGATTGAAATTTGATATTGATGAAATTCCGCTCGACGATAAAAAAACACTTGAACTCTATCAGCGTGGCGAAACCAATGCCACTTTCCAGTTTGAGTCGGCTGGAATGCAAAAACATTTACGTGAGCTGAAACCCGATAAGTTTGAGGATCTCATAGCCATGAATGCCTTGTATCGTCCGGGCCCCATGGAGTACATTCCCAACTTTATCGCCCGAAAGTTCGGACGCGAACCGGTTACTTATGATGTGCCTGAAATGCAGGAATATCTGGAAGAAACCTACGGTATAACCGTGTATCAGGAACAGGTGATGTTGCTCTCGCAGAAGCTGGCCAACTTTACCAAAGGCGATGCCGATACCCTGCGTAAAGCCATGGGTAAAAAGGATATTATTACCCTTAATAATAAGAAAAATCAGTTTATGGAAGGGTGCAAGGCCAATAACCTTGACCTGAAAGTTTGTGAGAAAATATGGGTCGACTGGGAGGCCTTTGCTGCTTATGCCTTTAATAAGTCGCATTCTACCTGTTACGCTTTTGTAGCGTTTCAAACCGCATGGCTTAAGGCGCATTACCCGGCCGAATACATGGCTTCGGTGATGACTCACAACTTAAGCGATATCAAGAAAATAACTTTCTTTATTGACGAAACCAAAAGGATGGGAATTCCTGTTCTCAGTCCTGATGTGAATGAATCGGGGTACCATTTTAAGGTGAACAAAAAGGGCGAAATACGTTTCGGAATTGGTGCGATTAAAGGAGTTGGTGAAAATGCTGTAAACGCACTTATCGAAGAGCGGCAAAACAACGGCCCTTTTGAAAATATCCTGGATCTTACGCGCCGTGTAAATCTTCGTACGGTCAACCGCCGCAGTCTTGAAGCCCTGGCTATGGCCGGAGCTTTCGATACTTTTTCCAATACTCACCGCGCCCAGTATTTTCAAAAGGACAATGGTGATGGCCTCTCTTTTCTTGAAAAAGTGCTGAAACACGCAGCCGATTATCAGGCCCAGGCTTCGGGTATTCAGGCCAGCCTGTTTGGCGGCGATTCAGATGTGGAGATGCCTGAAATTAAAATGCCTGTTTGTGAACCCTGGAGTAATCTTGAACAACTCCGTAACGAAAAGGAAGTAACCGGCTTTTATATGTCGGGTCATCCGCTCGACGATTATAAGGAAGAAATGGCCGCTTTCTGCAAAAATACAATTGCCAACATCAAGGAGGATGAAATTAAAAAGTTCATTGGTCAACAGGTTGTTTTTGCAGGTATTGTCTCATCGGTTAATCATCGTATATCCAAACAAAACAAACCATTTGGCAACTTTGTAATTGAAGATATTGATGACTCTATTCAGTTGACACTCTTTTCGGAAGATTATCTGAAAATGAAATATATGCTGGAAGAAGGTCTGGCATTGCTCGTTACAGGAACTGTTCAAAAGAGATTTCGCGACTCTGATCAAATTGAGCTGAAAATAAGTTCAATGAGCCTACTGGCAGAAGCCATGGAAAAAATGACCAAAAAAATTGTGTTGAGCATCAGTATTTACGATGTGAATACCGAAATGATTGACCGGTTGCAGGGAGCTGTTTACGAATTCAAGGGAAATTGTCCTTTTTCCGTTAATTTGATGGATAATCTGGGCCGTATTTCGGTGGAACTGCCTTCGCGCTTGCGTGTTGATCCGCGCCGTTTTACCGATTGGCTGAAAACCTGCCCTGAAATTGGATTCTCCCTTTTATAG
- the trxA gene encoding thioredoxin, with the protein MALELTDANFEELVLKSDKPAIVDLWAEWCGPCRMVGPLVEEISHEYEGRAVIGKLDVDSNPGITAKYGIRNIPTILFFKNGEIADKQVGAVPKSVLVAKLEKLL; encoded by the coding sequence ATGGCACTTGAATTAACCGATGCTAACTTTGAGGAACTTGTCCTTAAATCAGATAAACCTGCAATTGTTGACCTTTGGGCTGAATGGTGCGGTCCTTGTCGTATGGTTGGCCCACTGGTTGAAGAAATCAGTCATGAATACGAAGGACGTGCAGTAATTGGTAAGCTTGATGTTGACAGCAATCCTGGAATCACAGCCAAATATGGTATCAGGAATATTCCTACTATTCTGTTTTTTAAAAATGGTGAAATTGCCGATAAACAGGTGGGAGCTGTTCCCAAATCAGTGCTTGTGGCCAAGCTTGAAAAATTACTTTAA